From a single Pararge aegeria chromosome 16, ilParAegt1.1, whole genome shotgun sequence genomic region:
- the LOC120630272 gene encoding uncharacterized protein LOC120630272, producing the protein MADANTAGMSKERRFLLQCIRLYRDLPALWNVKSKVYHVRAKKDMAYKILLRKYREWFPEATRDDLKRKFNALRTNYRKELRKQMEALKSDTDPVYEPSLWYYKELAFLDEKKETDSHVTTDGTVILDDDEGPNIESHASTSAMRDSTPRDMTPRPVKKKHQHNLHDDQKLMNLENENLSDRKDEYYHWAMACAADLRKMERTQQLFAKKAIAEILMEGQLGELNRFSVKVNESQVYSQNSQSPAGHFSSTPSSSYIPCEMDCETKVLVRNPLGHVESFIVEQ; encoded by the exons ATGGCGGACGCAAACACGGCTGGCATGAGCAAAGAAAGGCGGTTTCTGTTGCAGTGCATTCGTTTATACCGTGATTTACCAGCACTGTGGAATGTTAAAAGCAAAGTATACCACGTCCGTGCGAAAAAGGATATGGCTTATAAAATACTGTTACGCAAGTACCGGGAATGGTTTCCCGAAGCGACTAGAGACGACTTGAAAAGGAAGTTCAACGCATTGAGAACTAACTATCGTAAGGAATTGAGAAAACAAATGGAAGCATTGAAATCTGACACCGATCCTGTATACGAGCCGTCGTTATGGTACTATAAAGAACTGGCTTTCTtagatgaaaaaaaagaaactgatTCACATGTTACTACGGATGGTACTGTTATTCTTGATGATGACGAGGGACCTAACATT GAAAGTCATGCCTCAACATCTGCCATGAGAGATTCTACGCCCCGTGACATGACTCCACGTCCTGTCAAAAAGAAACACCAACACAACTTACATGATGATCAGAAGCTAATGAATTTGGAAAATGAGAATCTCAGCGATAGAAAAGACGAATACTACCACTGGGCTATGGCTTGTGCTGCTGATCTACGTAAAATGGAACGAACTCAACAGCTCTTCGCTAAGAAAGCGATCGCAGAAATACTAATGGAGGGCCAATTGGGAGAGCTGAACCGTTTCTCTGTTAAAGTAAATGAATCTCAAGTTTATAGCCAAAATAGCCAATCTCCAGCTGGGCATTTTAGCTCTACGCCGTCATCTTCGTATATTCCCTGTGAGATGGATTGCGAAACTAAAGTTTTGGTACGAAACCCATTGGGACACGTCGAATCCTTTATTgtagaacaataa